Proteins found in one Sorghum bicolor cultivar BTx623 chromosome 1, Sorghum_bicolor_NCBIv3, whole genome shotgun sequence genomic segment:
- the LOC110431795 gene encoding uncharacterized protein LOC110431795, translating into MEAPEGSKARGGPEAPEGTQAPGGGQAVPHIIVDDEDSAPHEGSAPVGPQEGEKASGAESEVPPQPVAPEGLAEPSPASGAGTGASVEASQAETTVVSPAPSGLESCGRASVEAINRASQLVARDMFNLAQALKATSLEKSVFLRRERDAWASFENERAAREAAQGELARECEISAELRQKCSALASEAREAREKVAPLEKRVGDLTQESEEQKAAAEGYKGEVARLEALLAEKDLALNQTQADLAAALSQVARWHHSSAEHEKRAEELERKVVETTSTTEALQKSLDAEASDRSALEAGYVLPDDETEAQEEVQRLEDAAAVPGDALAAFFDDEVELPPPLGVQGPGQTGQQDP; encoded by the exons ATGGAGGCCCCGGAGGGGTCAAAGGCCCGAGGGGGGCCGGAGGCCCCCGAGGGGACCCAGGCGCCGGGGGGCGGACAGGCCGTCCCCCACATCATCgtggatgacgaggacagcgccCCTCATGAGGGTTCAGCCCCCGTGGGTCCTcaagagggggagaaggcgtcTGGAGCCGAATCCGAGGTGCCCCCTCAACCGGTGGCGCCAGAGGGTCTGGCTGAGCCCTCCCCAGCGTCCGGGGCGGGAACCGGTGCCTCGGTGGAGGCGTCGCAGGCTGAGACCACCGTGGTGTCCCCCGCGCCGTCG ggtctggaaTCGTGCGGGCGCGCCAGCGTCGAGGCCATCAACCGAGCTTCTCAGCTCGTGGCCCGAGACATGTTCAATTTGGCCCAG GCGCTCAAGGCAACGTCCCTGGAGAAGTCAGTTTTTCTTCGCCGGGAAAGGGATGCCTGGGCGTCTTTCGAGAACGAGAGGGCTGCCAGGGAGGCGGCTCAGGGGGAGCTTGCGAGGGAGTGCGAGATCTCcgccgagcttcggcagaagtgctcggccCTGGCATCagaggctcgggaggcccgggAAAAGGTCGCCCCCCTAGAGAAGAGGGTCGGAGACCTTACCCAGGAATCCGAGGAGCAGAAGGCGGCGGCCGAGGGGTATAAGGGTGAGGTTGCTCGGCTtgaagctttgctcgccgaaaaagaccttGCCCTGAACCAAACTCAGGCTGACCTTGCTGCGGCTCTGAGCCAGGTGGCCCGCTGGCACCATAGCTCGGCGGAGCACGAGAAGCGAGCTGAGG aattggagaggaaggtggtcgagacgACTTCTACTACCGAGGCCCTGCAAAAGTCCCTTGACGCCGAGGCTTcggaccgctcggctcttgaagcc ggctacgttCTCCCTGATGACGAAacggaggcccaggaggaggtgcagaggcttgaAGATGCCGCGGCTGTCCCTGGAGATGCCTTGGCCGCCTTCTTCGACGAtgaggtggagcttcccccccCCCTCGGGGTTCAAGGACCTGGGCAGACAGGGCAGCAGGACCCTtag